In Amycolatopsis coloradensis, one genomic interval encodes:
- a CDS encoding C40 family peptidase codes for MRVKALFASVVLVVGALLLVLPRPEKAEALSCTGAAPETTARPAPGGSTPPDLSLPQLEVAKSIVATAKGMAITRRGVVIALQIARQESRFEADVVVGRATGAFQQIAPGPNNAYTGYDRKNASMAAKGFFTVLLARVPGYDTDSRSNADIGQVVQASGAGASKYEPWQPLAESLANVLYDGTAAMTCQTGQSGPRAVRADGVDVELPPEAGLAGTVKAPTPETARVLAAALSWLGTPYAWGGGTASGPSRGIRDGGVADANGDFAKVGFDCSGLMLYSYAQVGVSLPRTSRAQQAGGGSVVPWSAALPGDLVFYGAVVHHVAMFLGVVNGVPYMVEAPQSGDVVKVSPVRTGGDFRAEVVRPIPGGGADQHV; via the coding sequence ATGCGGGTGAAGGCCCTGTTCGCCAGTGTGGTGCTCGTCGTGGGCGCCTTGCTGCTGGTGCTGCCCCGGCCCGAGAAGGCGGAGGCGTTGAGCTGCACCGGTGCGGCTCCGGAGACGACTGCACGGCCCGCCCCGGGCGGAAGCACCCCTCCCGACCTGTCCCTGCCGCAGCTCGAAGTCGCCAAGAGCATCGTCGCCACCGCGAAAGGCATGGCGATCACCCGGCGCGGCGTCGTGATCGCCCTGCAGATCGCGAGGCAGGAATCCCGGTTCGAAGCCGACGTGGTCGTCGGCCGGGCGACCGGCGCTTTCCAGCAGATCGCCCCGGGGCCGAACAACGCCTACACCGGCTACGACCGGAAGAACGCGAGCATGGCGGCGAAGGGTTTCTTCACTGTGCTGCTCGCCCGGGTGCCGGGTTACGACACCGATTCCCGTTCCAACGCCGACATCGGCCAGGTGGTCCAGGCCAGTGGCGCCGGCGCGAGCAAGTACGAACCGTGGCAGCCGCTGGCCGAGTCGCTGGCGAACGTGCTCTACGACGGCACCGCGGCGATGACCTGTCAGACCGGTCAAAGCGGGCCGAGGGCCGTGCGGGCCGACGGAGTCGACGTCGAACTGCCGCCGGAGGCGGGGCTCGCCGGCACGGTCAAAGCACCTACCCCGGAGACCGCGCGGGTGCTGGCTGCCGCGCTGTCCTGGCTGGGCACGCCGTACGCCTGGGGCGGAGGGACCGCGTCAGGGCCATCTCGCGGCATCCGTGACGGCGGTGTCGCCGACGCGAACGGCGACTTCGCCAAGGTCGGTTTCGACTGCAGCGGCTTGATGCTCTATTCCTACGCTCAGGTCGGCGTTTCCCTCCCGAGGACGTCACGCGCGCAGCAAGCCGGCGGCGGCTCGGTCGTGCCCTGGAGTGCGGCTCTCCCCGGCGACCTGGTGTTCTACGGCGCCGTCGTGCACCACGTGGCGATGTTCCTCGGTGTCGTCAACGGCGTCCCGTACATGGTGGAAGCACCGCAGAGCGGCGATGTCGTCAAGGTCTCCCCGGTGCGCACCGGTGGGGACTTCCGGGCGGAAGTCGTCCGACCCATTCCAGGAGGAGGGGCTGATCAGCATGTCTGA
- a CDS encoding SCO6880 family protein encodes MRTSILGGEVVGRGLLGKVDGRTAVALGVTGLLAGWLWLGMGGVAGTVVGVVVLVLGVIVLYPWSGQRSIAAGWVRRWRFVLRRRQGITAFVAEPGSEQAILPPPLGRVAPLDLGGTPHEDMFILRHSNPGETPYLSVVMEVDGQPQGLRTVAEFEVASARYGVMLSQLARDGSFLRGLQQINRILPHDPARHRAFVAARVSDRPGIEALVKSYEDLIDLTAHTAEQHRNYLVARFPLNGEFAVAARRHGQGETGWAGLVREELARLADLVSRADLVRPRVLGEQRTCAVLRSMQDPAFPVDQHEGVRWHNCWQDYRADRGHMTVNDRWLHRVAVVPRDGIGAVPLGPHWLAPLLVEVNPAVIRTLSVRMEFVPARIARARAVRDVTVDGASRHNAAEKGQVGDGTGDLLLSASRRRLDDLSPGSGHHGVDWSMSLSVTASDEGELARASTRVGNAAANCAIGRLEWQDMWHDAAAITTYPLARGMAVPK; translated from the coding sequence ATGCGTACTTCGATCCTGGGCGGCGAGGTCGTCGGGCGCGGCCTGCTGGGCAAAGTCGACGGTCGCACCGCTGTCGCCCTCGGCGTGACCGGCTTGCTGGCCGGATGGCTTTGGCTGGGGATGGGCGGTGTCGCGGGCACCGTCGTGGGCGTCGTGGTCCTCGTCCTCGGTGTCATCGTCCTGTACCCGTGGAGCGGGCAGCGGTCCATCGCGGCGGGTTGGGTCCGCCGGTGGCGGTTCGTCCTGCGCCGCCGTCAAGGGATCACCGCGTTCGTAGCCGAGCCTGGCAGCGAACAGGCGATCCTGCCGCCTCCGCTCGGCCGGGTGGCGCCGCTCGACCTGGGCGGTACACCGCACGAGGACATGTTCATCCTGCGGCACTCCAACCCCGGTGAAACCCCTTACCTGTCCGTGGTGATGGAGGTCGACGGCCAGCCACAGGGGCTGCGCACCGTCGCGGAATTCGAGGTGGCGTCGGCCCGGTACGGCGTGATGCTCTCCCAGCTGGCCCGGGACGGTTCCTTCCTCCGTGGCCTCCAGCAGATCAACCGGATCCTGCCCCACGACCCGGCGCGCCACCGTGCCTTCGTCGCGGCGAGGGTCTCCGACCGGCCGGGTATCGAGGCACTCGTCAAGTCCTATGAGGATCTGATCGACCTCACCGCGCACACCGCCGAGCAGCACCGGAACTACCTCGTGGCCCGATTCCCGCTCAACGGCGAGTTCGCCGTCGCGGCGCGGCGGCACGGACAGGGCGAGACGGGCTGGGCCGGACTGGTGCGCGAGGAACTGGCCAGGCTCGCCGATCTGGTGAGCCGCGCGGATCTGGTGCGGCCACGGGTGCTGGGCGAGCAACGCACCTGTGCGGTCCTGCGTTCGATGCAGGATCCGGCGTTTCCGGTGGATCAGCACGAGGGGGTCCGCTGGCACAACTGCTGGCAGGACTACCGGGCCGATCGCGGGCACATGACGGTCAACGACCGCTGGCTGCACCGGGTGGCGGTGGTGCCCAGGGACGGCATCGGTGCCGTGCCGCTCGGCCCTCATTGGCTCGCCCCCCTGCTGGTCGAGGTCAACCCGGCGGTGATCCGGACGCTCAGCGTGCGGATGGAGTTCGTCCCGGCGCGGATCGCCAGGGCCCGCGCGGTCCGCGACGTGACCGTCGATGGCGCGAGCAGGCACAACGCCGCCGAAAAGGGGCAGGTCGGCGACGGTACCGGAGACCTGCTGCTGTCCGCGTCGCGGCGACGACTCGACGATCTTTCCCCGGGCAGCGGGCATCACGGTGTGGACTGGTCCATGTCCTTGTCGGTCACCGCCTCCGATGAAGGCGAGCTGGCAAGGGCGTCCACGCGGGTCGGCAACGCCGCGGCCAACTGCGCGATCGGCAGACTGGAATGGCAGGACATGTGGCACGACGCGGCGGCGATCACCACCTATCCGTTGGCGCGGGGAATGGCGGTGCCGAAATGA
- a CDS encoding ATP/GTP-binding protein, protein MAEPEPRRRKRRDPRRTRWLDRAGWYEPRETGSRSTTRQAEALNLALSSPPTTHRGLILGTDRLSGQLVCHDPFIAYDDKLVSAPNVAVIGDVGKGKSSLLKTWGTLRQLLLSGRRVVVLDKKTQAGQGEYTRLARAVGAPSIRFTVDGTGSRLNLLDPVISLGEAGEGGKQAGRPTGQMMLLRAVLTEALGREVSEREGKALRIALFAATGDARERNRVPVLGDVVHHLIRPAAAAAKDIGIPVSELREWGFDPAFALERMIEEDLAGLVDGETSPDVQLDHPSGLVHFDISALPVEGPALRIVMTVINTWQTNMLARRSRQLTQTVNIVEEGWHVAEGALGKVFQRNTKLARGLGLATMAGFHHVSDLPADSAARSLLQEAETVFIFGQSLRSDALACVDLYDLPAGTEDTIMGLGRGTFLAKIGSEAPLLVQHIRSPAEIELTETDDAMTGRR, encoded by the coding sequence GTGGCCGAACCGGAACCGCGGCGGAGGAAGCGTCGCGATCCGCGCCGGACCCGCTGGCTGGACCGGGCCGGATGGTACGAGCCCCGCGAGACCGGCTCACGGTCGACGACGCGGCAGGCGGAGGCACTGAACCTGGCCCTGTCTTCGCCGCCGACGACGCACCGTGGCTTGATCCTCGGCACCGACAGGCTTTCCGGGCAACTGGTGTGCCACGATCCCTTCATCGCCTACGACGACAAGCTGGTCTCGGCGCCCAACGTGGCGGTGATCGGCGACGTCGGCAAGGGCAAAAGTTCCCTGCTCAAGACCTGGGGAACGCTTCGTCAGCTGCTGCTCTCCGGTCGTCGTGTGGTCGTGCTCGACAAGAAGACCCAAGCGGGGCAAGGGGAGTACACCCGGCTCGCCCGCGCGGTCGGCGCGCCGTCGATCCGGTTCACCGTGGACGGCACCGGAAGCAGGCTGAACCTGCTCGACCCGGTCATCTCACTCGGCGAGGCGGGCGAAGGCGGCAAGCAGGCGGGCCGGCCCACCGGCCAGATGATGCTGCTCCGTGCCGTCTTGACCGAGGCACTCGGCAGAGAGGTGAGTGAACGCGAGGGCAAGGCACTGCGGATCGCATTGTTCGCCGCGACCGGTGACGCGCGGGAGCGCAACCGCGTCCCGGTGCTCGGCGATGTCGTCCATCATTTGATCAGACCCGCCGCGGCGGCGGCGAAGGACATCGGGATCCCCGTGTCCGAGCTGCGTGAATGGGGTTTCGACCCGGCCTTCGCACTGGAACGCATGATCGAGGAGGACCTGGCCGGTCTGGTGGACGGTGAGACCTCTCCCGACGTCCAGCTAGACCATCCCAGCGGCCTGGTCCACTTCGACATCTCCGCCCTGCCGGTGGAGGGGCCCGCCCTGCGGATCGTGATGACGGTGATCAACACCTGGCAGACGAACATGCTCGCGCGACGTTCGCGGCAGCTGACGCAGACGGTGAACATCGTCGAAGAGGGCTGGCACGTCGCGGAGGGCGCGCTCGGCAAGGTGTTCCAGCGCAACACCAAGCTCGCGCGCGGGCTGGGGCTGGCGACGATGGCGGGGTTCCACCATGTGTCGGATCTGCCCGCGGACTCCGCCGCCCGCTCGTTGCTGCAGGAAGCCGAGACGGTGTTCATCTTCGGACAGTCGTTGCGCAGTGACGCCCTCGCTTGCGTCGACCTGTACGACCTGCCGGCAGGCACCGAGGACACCATCATGGGGCTCGGCAGGGGCACCTTCCTTGCCAAGATCGGCTCCGAAGCGCCGCTGCTCGTCCAGCACATCCGCTCACCGGCCGAGATCGAGCTCACCGAGACCGACGACGCCATGACCGGCAGGCGATGA
- a CDS encoding helix-turn-helix transcriptional regulator, whose translation MVPDPEFIGPQWPESHVGCKASPALALLSMGADRLSVTAQAELVFTDPACLRDPRCLWHGMMILLRTGALESVDAHLWRLEHDRHGGFPDHVALMRAEHAKHAGDLVGSLDTLARLADTASPACLSDLAAPLYVEALVAVNEVKLGDRVLREHDFDRLLRQWEPIRSLVLVVRGGLHLIAGRVDKAFEDLLESSRVPAREAVASSPIARRDGLLALAAAAAGQSDVAAAAATQAYEAAMAWRSYADVAWGLYVLETIEDSERPSDRLRDAIDLMELARSPVGIATLCHEQGKRFLASGQLREGKAQLRRAREAALRIGDATLTEKIDKLLRELTTRPTSRPSLTAQELRIAELARDGYSNKQIANRLVLTMRTVEFHLSNVYRKLGLPGRRALAGETLPPRRT comes from the coding sequence GTGGTGCCGGACCCGGAGTTCATCGGCCCTCAGTGGCCAGAGTCGCACGTGGGCTGCAAAGCGAGTCCCGCGCTGGCGTTGCTTTCGATGGGGGCCGACCGGCTGTCGGTCACGGCGCAGGCCGAACTCGTGTTCACCGACCCGGCCTGTCTGCGAGATCCGCGCTGTCTGTGGCATGGAATGATGATTCTGCTGCGGACCGGTGCTCTCGAGAGTGTGGACGCACATCTTTGGCGGCTCGAGCACGACCGTCACGGCGGATTCCCCGATCACGTCGCCCTGATGCGGGCAGAGCACGCGAAGCACGCCGGGGACCTGGTGGGCTCGCTGGACACCCTGGCCCGGCTCGCGGACACGGCGTCGCCCGCGTGCCTGAGCGATCTGGCGGCCCCTCTCTATGTCGAAGCGCTTGTCGCGGTCAACGAGGTCAAACTGGGCGACCGGGTCCTTCGCGAGCACGATTTCGATCGACTTCTGCGGCAATGGGAGCCCATCCGCTCGCTGGTGCTGGTGGTACGTGGCGGGCTTCATCTGATCGCGGGCAGGGTCGACAAGGCCTTCGAGGATCTACTTGAATCTTCGCGAGTCCCCGCCAGGGAGGCCGTGGCCTCTTCGCCGATCGCGCGCCGTGACGGTTTGCTGGCACTGGCCGCGGCCGCCGCGGGACAGTCCGATGTCGCCGCCGCCGCGGCGACGCAGGCGTACGAGGCCGCGATGGCGTGGCGGTCGTATGCCGACGTGGCCTGGGGGCTGTACGTCCTCGAGACGATCGAGGATTCCGAACGACCGTCCGACCGGCTGAGGGACGCCATCGATCTCATGGAGCTTGCCCGGTCACCGGTCGGGATCGCCACTCTCTGCCACGAACAAGGCAAGAGGTTTCTGGCGTCCGGGCAGCTACGCGAAGGGAAAGCTCAGCTTCGTCGAGCCAGGGAAGCGGCCCTGCGGATCGGCGACGCGACCTTGACCGAGAAGATCGACAAGTTGCTGCGAGAACTCACCACTCGGCCGACGTCGCGTCCTTCGTTGACTGCGCAAGAGCTGCGGATCGCCGAATTGGCAAGAGATGGCTACAGCAACAAGCAGATAGCGAACCGTTTGGTGCTCACCATGCGCACCGTCGAATTCCATCTTTCCAACGTGTACCGCAAACTTGGGCTCCCTGGCCGGCGAGCGCTGGCCGGCGAGACATTGCCGCCGCGTCGGACCTGA
- a CDS encoding cytochrome P450, producing the protein MAEKPPKYLATSQYTACPYAVFDGLRATAPAVPVQVNGFRMWAVTQYDEVRRILADAGAAKDIVQHRKRVVPQSILRPDHSAKLAHRSRRSLLDRDGPDHRRLRAQLSGEFSTTRVMRLKPAIERTATALLDRLPIGEPVDLVKAYARPLVTTVLADFLGIPDHERNGFPDWQMSMLTGNSVAEAEDGAHRLHELALRMIDEKKREPGDDLFTRLLRVHEADGGMDADELASTYVVLLIGGSEPASSIGTGLALLLDRPDAVSRLLATPDLFDAAVEEIVRYESPFKLLPPRFYEKPVDVNGVTIPAGEMIVVSPGAANRDPARFPDPDVFDIERETRGHLGFGHGAHRCLGAALGRLETEIALRELITRFPRTRLAVASEDLVWRPGSFMRRLDGLPAILG; encoded by the coding sequence ATGGCGGAGAAACCACCGAAATACCTCGCGACATCCCAGTACACGGCCTGCCCCTACGCGGTGTTCGACGGATTGCGGGCCACAGCGCCCGCCGTACCCGTCCAGGTCAACGGCTTCAGGATGTGGGCGGTCACCCAGTACGACGAAGTCCGCAGGATCCTTGCCGATGCCGGCGCGGCCAAGGACATCGTGCAGCACCGGAAAAGGGTCGTTCCACAATCGATTCTCCGCCCTGATCACAGCGCCAAGCTCGCGCACAGGTCGCGACGCAGTCTGCTCGATCGCGACGGCCCCGACCATCGCCGGCTCCGGGCGCAGTTGAGCGGCGAGTTCAGCACGACGCGTGTGATGCGGTTGAAGCCGGCCATCGAACGCACCGCCACCGCACTGCTGGACCGACTCCCCATCGGCGAGCCGGTCGACCTGGTCAAGGCCTATGCGCGGCCTTTGGTCACCACTGTGCTCGCCGACTTTCTCGGCATTCCCGACCACGAACGAAATGGATTCCCCGACTGGCAGATGTCGATGCTGACAGGCAACAGCGTCGCCGAGGCGGAAGACGGCGCTCATCGCCTGCACGAACTCGCCCTGCGCATGATCGACGAGAAGAAACGCGAGCCGGGAGACGACCTCTTCACCAGGCTGCTGCGGGTCCACGAAGCGGACGGTGGAATGGACGCCGACGAACTCGCCTCAACCTACGTGGTGTTGCTCATCGGTGGCTCGGAGCCGGCGAGCAGCATCGGGACCGGACTCGCCTTGCTGCTCGACCGGCCGGACGCGGTGAGCAGGTTGCTCGCCACCCCGGATCTGTTCGACGCGGCGGTCGAAGAGATCGTGCGCTACGAGTCACCGTTCAAACTTCTACCCCCTCGGTTCTACGAAAAGCCTGTCGACGTGAACGGTGTGACGATCCCGGCCGGTGAGATGATCGTGGTCTCACCCGGTGCGGCGAATCGTGACCCGGCCCGGTTCCCTGACCCGGATGTCTTCGACATCGAACGTGAGACGCGCGGGCATTTGGGCTTCGGCCACGGCGCGCATCGCTGCCTCGGCGCGGCCCTCGGCAGGCTGGAAACCGAAATCGCGCTGCGGGAACTGATCACCAGATTCCCGCGAACCCGGCTCGCGGTGGCATCCGAAGACCTGGTTTGGCGTCCCGGCTCGTTCATGCGCCGCCTCGATGGCTTACCGGCGATTCTCGGCTGA
- a CDS encoding aldo/keto reductase gives MKESRRLGESDLIVSPFGLGTSTWGTTTDYEAAASQLAAYLDAGGNLLDTADVYGAGQAERIIGQLLGKGMPRESLVLATKSAAVIVDGKPTADASFGYLLNALDASLVRLGTDHVDLWQLHAWDRNVPIDESLKAIETAIAVGKVRHAGVCNYSGWQTAVAAVRQAGDNSRPLASVQVEYSLLERGIEREVVPAAMNLGLGILPWAPLGRGVLSGKYRHGVPEKRAENRFFKWYVGRHLNDRAAGIVEVVASVADELGTTPVAVSLAWLRDRPGVVAPLIGARTVEQLDESLAGTDLCLPEEHRRRLDEVSAPRRGYPEVSI, from the coding sequence TTGAAAGAGTCACGCCGCCTCGGCGAAAGCGACCTGATCGTTTCTCCTTTCGGCTTGGGCACTTCGACCTGGGGTACGACGACCGATTACGAGGCCGCAGCGAGTCAATTGGCCGCCTATCTCGACGCAGGTGGCAACTTGCTGGACACCGCCGATGTCTACGGCGCCGGCCAAGCCGAGCGAATCATCGGGCAGTTGCTCGGTAAAGGCATGCCACGAGAATCCCTTGTCCTGGCGACCAAGTCCGCGGCGGTCATAGTCGACGGAAAGCCCACCGCGGACGCCTCGTTCGGCTACCTCTTGAACGCACTCGATGCTTCACTGGTCCGGCTCGGCACCGATCACGTCGACCTGTGGCAGTTACACGCGTGGGACAGGAACGTCCCCATCGACGAGAGCCTCAAAGCCATCGAAACCGCCATCGCCGTAGGCAAGGTGCGCCATGCCGGTGTGTGCAATTACTCGGGTTGGCAAACCGCGGTCGCCGCCGTCCGGCAGGCAGGCGATAACAGCCGCCCGCTGGCCAGCGTGCAGGTCGAGTACTCCCTGCTCGAGCGAGGCATCGAGCGCGAAGTAGTGCCTGCCGCGATGAACCTGGGCCTCGGCATCCTGCCGTGGGCGCCTTTGGGCAGGGGTGTGCTGAGCGGGAAGTACCGGCACGGCGTACCGGAGAAGCGGGCGGAGAACCGGTTCTTCAAGTGGTATGTCGGCAGGCATCTCAACGACCGCGCCGCCGGGATCGTCGAGGTCGTGGCGTCCGTCGCCGACGAGCTGGGAACTACGCCGGTCGCGGTGTCCCTGGCATGGCTTCGTGACCGTCCGGGCGTGGTCGCCCCGCTGATCGGCGCGAGGACCGTCGAGCAGCTCGACGAATCTTTGGCAGGCACGGATCTTTGTCTGCCCGAGGAGCACCGGCGCAGGCTCGACGAGGTGTCCGCACCTCGTCGCGGCTATCCGGAAGTAAGTATCTGA
- a CDS encoding SDR family NAD(P)-dependent oxidoreductase yields the protein MRDSTVLVTGGGKGLGRAFTEALGQAGARVFITGRDASALEETAEKLNGDGILVEAMCADVVDGDAMKDVVARIMKVSGRLDVLVNNAVDPGPVGPTADIDFGAWWRTQEVNVAGPLISAQAALAVMLPAGRGRIINLVSPAGIKRWPYATAYSVSKAALLKLSENLATELRSTGVTVFSYNPGIVDAGLTRAGMRFAGNTDDPWLERIGRWAIDARDSGAFVPLDTAVACLVRLARGDADVLTGQVICAEDDLDARISDREGWSR from the coding sequence ATGCGGGACTCGACGGTTCTGGTCACCGGCGGCGGTAAGGGACTGGGCCGTGCGTTCACTGAAGCGCTGGGGCAGGCGGGCGCCCGGGTCTTCATCACCGGGCGGGACGCCTCGGCGCTGGAAGAAACCGCCGAAAAACTGAACGGGGACGGAATCCTCGTCGAGGCCATGTGCGCCGACGTCGTGGACGGTGACGCCATGAAGGATGTCGTAGCGCGGATCATGAAGGTCAGCGGCCGGCTCGACGTGCTCGTCAACAACGCCGTCGATCCCGGCCCGGTCGGGCCCACCGCCGATATCGACTTCGGCGCGTGGTGGCGCACCCAGGAGGTCAACGTGGCCGGTCCCCTGATCAGCGCACAGGCCGCCCTGGCAGTGATGCTCCCGGCAGGCCGCGGCCGGATCATCAATCTCGTCAGTCCTGCCGGGATCAAACGCTGGCCCTACGCCACCGCCTACTCGGTGTCCAAGGCGGCACTGCTCAAGCTTTCCGAGAATCTGGCAACCGAATTGCGATCCACGGGTGTCACCGTGTTCAGCTACAACCCCGGAATCGTCGACGCCGGGCTCACTCGCGCAGGCATGCGGTTCGCCGGCAACACCGACGACCCTTGGCTGGAGAGGATCGGCCGCTGGGCGATCGACGCCCGTGACTCGGGTGCCTTCGTCCCGCTCGATACCGCCGTCGCTTGTTTGGTGCGCTTGGCGAGAGGGGACGCCGACGTCCTTACCGGGCAAGTCATCTGCGCTGAGGACGACCTCGACGCGCGCATTTCTGATCGAGAGGGTTGGTCACGTTGA
- a CDS encoding phthiocerol/phthiodiolone dimycocerosyl transferase family protein encodes MKTTERALTISETACILAGFGPVVVRTAFTGRFDLELLETAWQLLGREYPLLRCRILGSEEGFLLSLRDSMPKVAAGVDTFDEDISQRIGDGAVSRLSLYETARTAVLTLAVDHAFSDGRLVQILVRVLLRIYTTLFRGEAPPSKPRPVFEPGLEELFSGHYTPGWPDPPKVPGEPLALSRGSDGPSPGFGVHHLELELEPTAELVTFARANRMSVTDLLSGAVSRSVRTRFPETDGPQPVTLCLPVDLRQRLDPPIDSDAQLCGALQCTVTVPVAAGDEPLEIGHRVAAELRTALERDEPQRTLLAQCLAPTPPPPMTFMVSNIGVVEDPVLPEGLRVTGSRFAATLHGPVPAMFVATVGGRLTLDAVYDLAYHKPEEMGQVMASIESALRSRVNH; translated from the coding sequence ATGAAGACCACCGAACGAGCGCTGACGATCAGCGAGACGGCTTGCATCCTCGCGGGGTTCGGCCCGGTAGTGGTCCGCACGGCCTTCACCGGCCGATTCGACCTTGAGCTGCTCGAGACCGCGTGGCAGCTACTCGGTCGCGAATACCCTCTGTTGCGCTGCCGAATACTCGGAAGCGAGGAGGGATTCCTGCTGAGCTTGCGAGACAGCATGCCGAAGGTAGCAGCCGGTGTGGACACTTTCGACGAAGACATCTCCCAACGGATCGGAGACGGTGCGGTCAGCCGATTGTCACTGTACGAGACGGCCCGCACAGCGGTACTGACGCTCGCCGTCGATCATGCCTTTTCCGACGGACGCCTGGTGCAAATACTGGTACGCGTTCTGCTCCGCATCTACACCACCTTGTTCCGCGGCGAGGCCCCGCCCTCGAAGCCGCGACCGGTTTTCGAGCCGGGGTTGGAAGAACTCTTCTCCGGGCACTACACCCCGGGCTGGCCCGACCCACCCAAGGTGCCAGGAGAGCCGCTGGCCCTTTCGCGCGGTTCCGATGGACCGTCGCCCGGCTTCGGCGTGCACCACCTCGAACTCGAGCTCGAGCCAACGGCCGAGCTCGTCACCTTCGCCCGCGCTAACCGGATGTCGGTCACAGACTTGCTGTCCGGAGCGGTTTCGAGATCGGTAAGGACGCGGTTCCCCGAAACCGACGGCCCGCAACCGGTCACCTTGTGCCTCCCCGTGGATCTCCGCCAACGGCTTGATCCACCGATCGATTCAGACGCCCAGCTGTGTGGAGCCCTTCAGTGCACGGTCACCGTCCCGGTCGCTGCCGGCGACGAACCGCTCGAGATCGGCCATCGGGTAGCCGCGGAGCTGCGTACGGCTCTCGAACGGGACGAACCGCAACGCACCTTGCTGGCCCAGTGCCTCGCGCCGACGCCCCCGCCGCCCATGACCTTCATGGTGTCGAACATCGGTGTCGTGGAGGATCCCGTGTTGCCCGAAGGCCTGCGTGTCACCGGTAGCCGTTTCGCCGCGACGCTGCACGGTCCGGTACCCGCGATGTTCGTGGCGACGGTGGGCGGACGGCTCACACTTGACGCGGTCTACGACCTCGCTTACCACAAACCCGAAGAGATGGGTCAGGTCATGGCCTCGATCGAGTCCGCGCTGCGTTCGCGGGTGAACCACTGA